tcttcgtatttatccaactcggtgaacctcgttggataaatgtacgactcgtgctggaaaaatcctctttttgcaacttgttgcataaactactatttccaaACCGAAAATGGTTGCTTTTCAGAGCTTTAAAAGTGCCCACAACAACATTTTTCTTTATAACATAAACCAGAATTGCCACgtataaaaagatttttgagaGTTTGCTGTGATGCTATTGATAAAATTAATCATAGGAGGCGTAGATTGAGAGATTTATTTTTGTGGCTTAGAATATCAATACGGTAAGAAGAGCAGCTGTATTTGGGGTGTGAGTATTCTGGATTGATAATTGTAACCGCTGAGAGCTAatagtttgatatttttacaacactGATGGAAAGTTAGATTTTCGAAAACACCCTAATCGTAAACCACCCTTattttcaaccaagccaaaaAAATTGCTTCtccccatttaaaaaaaatgttgaagactAAAGCTACAAACTTCACTTTTTTGCGATTTGgaccacaaattgaaaaattggctAAATTTCTGTTTGCATAATTAAAATTACGAATCGAATAAAAACGGAATGGTTGAAACCCAATTGGAATTTGGTAGAGGagtgttcaaaatttttttaaaagtggatTTCAAAGTTccataaatcaaaatattaattttattatgttAGTACTCtcgaagtttttatttatttttcaataaaaatgagttCGAATCAGTATCAGACTTACaggacaattttacacaaagaacagtaaaaaattgtttgaaatttatgcATTTCAGGtgttattgaaacaaaattcaaaaatatcttcagatttaaaggcattttctGTACAATaagtttttcagtaaaattctgatttatgcaacaaattttgattttttttatgcttcCACAATAGAAACCTAAAAACTATGAAAAGTATAAACAAATATCAATGTCAAGATATGTGCTCTTGGAAACATATTTACTATCATTTACTGTTTTATCtatattttgcaaaatgataTTAGACCGATTCTAAAggaatgatttaattttaattaaaattcaataatctcaaaatgatcaaaatgtgtTTCCTTACCTCAATTGTCAGacagttcaacaaaatttaaaaaaaaacttattgataATACTTGAAAATCTATCCAACTATTCGATTTCAAAACAGGTAAAACATATCCGCATTTCAAAGCCTGTCTATTTAAGCAGACAACATTGATCGAaatgaatttaattttccaATAAATCTCTAGCATCCACAGTCCAAAGTCTGGACGAGGACGAAGAAAAAGAACGGGAAAACTAGGAAGTGGGTGGGTTGGTGGGGCCAATGGACTATGGACTACCATGAACGTGGAAGTGCAAGTGCAGCtagcacacacactcacacccaCATACCAAGTTGCACAGACATTGCGACTGCACCGAAATGGACTGGACTGAACTCTGTGCTATGTTGCGCCCTACGAGGTTCGATACCAACACTCGAAAGATAGTCGGTACAGATAACATAATGTACAATATTCTCGATTATAGCACACCACTACCGATGTaaccaacaacaaaaacaacaaaacaattcaatcgaactttttttttctctcttttgctGGCCAGAAGGACTTTCAAGCAGATTCAAACACGCAGAGTTCTACTTTTAAACTGCTGAATAATGGATAGGCCCTCGTGATGAGCTCGAAACAAAGGACGTAGTTTTTCCACTTTTCCACGAACCAATTTCCCGTGACAACAACAAGATCGTGGAAACGTGCGGTCCCCACCCAAAAGTTTTTCGCATTGCCCGTGGCCTCGCGGGGCCACATTTGGGTCACTAATCCAAGAATTTAGGGTAGAGTGTCAGATTTCAGTGCATCGGGAGCAAatacgcagcagcagcaggagtacAAAGGAATTCCCCGaccacacaaaacaaaaaaaaaacttacaaggATTCATCACGCTGCAGATCATGAGCTGGTTGGATGCTTTCGAACCTTCCAATCCGTTCATGGTTTCGGGGTGGAGGTCTCGGGAGCGCGAGAGAGTCACTACTTTTTTTCCGGAAATGAACCGACCGCAGGTTCCGCTGAACAAACTCACAGGAAAGGGACGACAGCACTCAATATCCGTTCCGGAGTAGGTCACTTTTTTTCGAGGAAAGGTTAGACCGTACCAAATTTCACAACTAGCAATTTCGACAGATTCGCGGACGATTCTTCCTGGTCCTGCTGTGGCGTGTATGAACAACACTTTAGTGCGAATATCGATTTTTCCCTGAACGAaacgtcgtcgccgtcgtcgtgtCTCCTACTCTTTCTCTCTGCAATCACAGCTCCCGTCTCGCTCTCGCACTCTGCTCAACAACCTGACCTAACCGACTCTTCCTTCTCCGACGATGTATGATACTCCGACTGGCGACTGTCATGCGAATCCGACCGGACAACTACTGAAGTGGATCCTCGTACGGCCTCACCAGGATATCTTGGCAGATTCGCTACTCTCTCACTCTCTCGCGAAATCCAAAAAAAGGATAACTCTCTCCTCTCTCAACCACTGCAACAACCCACATATCTCGTTCGCTCTTTGCACGAGACTCTCTCTGAGGCAGCTTAGCCCTCAACTTGGTGTTGGTGAGCCTTGCTCTGAACAACCTACAAAAAAGGATATTCTACAAAACTGTTCTGCGACTTGTGCGTGTTGTTTTCTGTGCCGGACTGCGCATGATCGTAGTCGGCGGTGAGTCAGAGATGAGTCCGACTGTAGTAGACAAAATCAGGAACAAAAAAGCACACATTTTCCAAAACGAGCACACAACTGTATTGTGCTGCATCAGGTAGATGAAATCATCTGCTCGCGGTAGGACCTGATCGATGTTGCGTAtcatttcaatcatttgcatgCAAATCACAAATGTTCGACAAGCGGCGGACACGTGACACCTATCGAGTAGGTCCATCATCATCAGAATTGCTAAAACCAGGCGGCGCAGTTGTCTCACCCTCTTTCAACGCTGAGtcacaaacattgaaaaaaacaaacaataaataCAAACTCTGGCTTATCTGCCTGCATGTTCTGTGCATCATTTGCCCACACAGAGACGGAGATTTCAGGACACCCCCATGTTTCAGCACCCTCCGAAAAAGGGAGGGGTCACAATGAGTCACAAACCCTTAATGTTAGTATTACTCGTGTGTTATTTTGTACACGTATGTGGATGAGTCGAAAGGGTCGACCCCTCCAGGTTCATAGTAATTGCGACTTGTTGAATGGATTTCGTGCACGCGAAAAATGTTTTCCCCTGCCTCTTCTCGCATTACTGGGGACTAGGAACTGGGACAGTCAATGAGGGCAAACGCAGTTAGTGGATTATTGATTCCTTCGGTGATGCATGGATGAAACCAGTTATAATTTTGTGTGCAGATATGAGTGTAATGTGGTAAATTTTGATGTGGAAGCAAAACAGAAGAGTTATAGATACTTACCAATGAAATAATTtgtaccaaataaaaaaaactaacaagaaCAAGAAAACAATGCTAGTAAAAATGCAAATACTTACTCAGGACAATTAAATAGATTGAATAACAAACTTGCACGAAAATGTAGATTGTGATAAATAAAATGGATATAAAATTTTAGGAATAAATATAAGATTAAACAAATTCAGTTTGAAGATATTTATAAAGATAATTAAACGAACGCAAAGAAAGTAACAGAGTGGTAAATGTATGGGTAAAATTGTGTGTATTAAATGCATATTTCTATAATGAACACGATGCTAACAATAATATGGTAAGGAAATATGTTAAACTTCACAATAATTTATATAAGATTTTATTGTTGAACCgtgcattttaagttttaatttttatttttccaatgtAATGGTTCAATGGTTCTTCAATCTATATTATTCTGAATTTACCTAATACAATTAACGAACATCTTAATGATGTTATGAAGTGGCAAAAACATATCGTTATAAATTTGCTTAATTTCTCATAAATAGGCTGCCCAAAAAATATATCGggatttttaaaagtaaataaatactACTTGAGTCTTCATAACTTTCGATAGGTTTATTTGATCTTTTGGCCAATGCAAATTTCATTAGTagttttcataaattcaaagaaatttttaaagtttttaatggtAGCAAAActgattattaaaattttgtgatacaattaaatattatttttttcaacataatttcAACAACCATTTTGGAAGCAAAACTTAAATTGTTTTATGGACATTTAGGTACACCCACAAatcagagtcgagagaatcgttctctTAATGTTCAAAGTTCCGTGAATTCGGATGTTTTGAGATTTGCATTTCCATAACcatatcttcaatattttagtgaaatttatgttttggaaAATGCCTTGAACCGTTTCTTCAATGATTGACAGTATAAGGCAACATAAGAAACTtgcattttcgtgatttttggaGCCGTTTACTTTATTCAAGAAGGCAAATGTACTTATTGAGTAGTTGTCTACTTCTTCGGGATCGATTTCGCGATTTTtaaattgtcaatttttatttggGTTAAATTTTGTCTATGCGTTCCAtttgtcaaaagaagtcattctgcattattagttttttttccaaagagaGAGGGGGTCGAAGAACGCTTTGACATTTTCATGATGAAAAATCCCTAAAATGTGTAACGTAACAGAAGAACTCTCCCTTaggaattttcagcaaaaaaggtacacggaaaaaagcaattttttcggtattttaatattaaaaattgaaataataaaatgagTACATTCATGGCGactgtccacgctccatacaaaaaagttttttttttgtatggaaaattgtccacgagggggggggggtttaaatccgaaaaagtgtccacgtggtttgtgtaAGTTGGTTTCAATAAGTTCATATCGCCTAAACcatattttgcaccatcactacatggagaaaaaagagttcccaaaatcgtgaacatacGTTCATGAAAAttagaaccacgaacaaagtgttcaaattgcatggtacgtttttgaaaaacgtgtATGGTGacacgaaaaaagttttttttttaatcttaagagGTACCCCCTGGCTAGATTCATTAAGCCATGTTGGTTAAGGTTTGAGGGTCGCTATTGATCATTTgaatgggaaaaataaaaaaaagtatggggacaagcaaacatttcaaaattccaccaaaaagGTGGATTTAAATGTTTCTgttcattgtcaagtgtgagattatCATGTacaattttatgacaaacaactttgtcgaagactgcAAAACGATCCAAGTTATTAGCGAATTCAAGaagatgtttttttgtaaaaaaaaaagattttttcaccaACATTAACAATCCATAGCGACTCTTGAACCTTTACCGATTTGCCTCAAAATTGGCACTTCTATTGTCACTCTTTCCATAACTCATTATGTcacaaaaaatgcctttttgagtcccctaaaatataaaacaattttcaaatattctaaaaaacaTGCTTTAAAAATTCATCTTCcggttataaaaaaataaaaataaatgtttttttttgtttacgtgtACCTACttaaaaagtcctaatcataaccaacaactttgctggagacaccaaatcgatcagataaccccttcttaagatacagaatttcatacattgcAATACCGATTTTGAATTACCAGTCCCcaagattgtatggaaaaactagtgatgcaaaatgacttcaaatgacaaagttttatcaaaatcaaaaaataaaaatagagaaGCACTCTACTTGGAACAGGTTTTCTTTCCAGAGCAAACAATAGCATATGTGGTATTGTAATATTGCAGAGTATACGAGAGAAATTTGCAGAGAAAATCGGCGAAATCGACGAAACGCGttttatatttcaaattaaCTTGCATCTTATTTACAAGAGATGTTGACCAAGTGAAGCTCATTCCTTTGCGTTTATTTAGCGAAACGCTAAAATCTGCGCTTATCTGTGCAAGCTCAAATTGTCGCACatcccacacaaacacacaaaaacggCGCAACGGATAAACATTTGCTGTCCCCTCTTCTCTTTCTGCATGTTCCAAGCTCTGGCAGCGTTATCAGTTCTGTTCTACTCCAGAACAGAAGCACTTCCACCACAGAGGTCACACTAATGCGATGTACCCACCAGCAGGAGCAGCAGTGCAGTGTGTGACTCATTGTTATTTCATTAGTGTGATGAGTGCCTCTACTCGACACTTCTTTCCAGCTCTTCTTCTGCGAGGCTTATCCacttcactctctctctctctctgtctcatGCCCAAATGGAATTAAACtgacgtatttttttcaattatctcTGCACCGTCTGGTTCGCAGCACACAGAACTTGGCTGGTTGACTTTTTATGGTGGGTACTTACCTAAACCAAACTGCTTGAAGATCTTCTCGGCCTGGATTTGCTCGGCGACGACGACCGGGGTTGGGGCCGGTTTGGGCTTCTCCTTGGGCGGATCAGCTGACTTCGGGGTAGCCGGGGTGATGACCACCGGTTCGGGGGCCGGAGCAGGAGCAGGGGCTGGAGCTGCTTTGGGGATCACGATCGGCGGAGTTGGCGGTGAGTCATCGAACATTGGCTCGGAAAATTGGTCTAGTTTGGCGGCCTGATGACTAGAGAAATCGTTGAAGATGTCGTCGTCCTTTGTGGAAGCAGCTGGAGGGTCGGCGGCGACGAGCGGCGGTTCTTCGACCTTTTTGGCCGGGTTGGACCGCACTTCGGCGTACGGGTTCATGTAGTCACTCTCGATTGTGTCCTTGGCTTTGGTGAGATCATCGGCCTGGTCGGCGTCTTCAAAGTCATCCACCACGGAGGCGGTTGGCTGCTTCTGTGCACCGAAAAAGTCTGGCTCGCCGGCGATGTCAATCAGGGAGCTCGGTGCGAACGCGGCAGGTTCCGGATTTTTCTTCTCTTCCACTGATTTCATGAAGAAGTCGTCAAAATTATCCTTCTCGTGGAAGAGATCCCGATTGTCGTGGGCTGCGGTTGCGGGCGGGGGCACGGGAACCGGGTTGGACATGGCGAACGAATCCCCGAGCAGGTCCGTGACCTCCGAAGGGAATTTCTTCGAGCTGTCCGATTTTTCCGCGGCCATAAAACGGGAGTGGCTGTCGTCGTCATTCGCAATGAGGTCAAACTTTTGCTGCTCCTTTGGCATGTCGCCCAAATCCTTCGGGATGACCGGATCGGAATCTACCAGAAAACTGTCCATAACTTCCGTTGAATTAAGAGCACTCTCACTTCACAATTATTCACGACACACTTTGGAAGGACGCGATTGTTGGTTCCTGGTTCCGAAGGACGATTTCACAACTGATAGCTGGTGGCACTTTGTACTTGTGGCTTTCGGATCAACTTCTCTCCGGAggatgaaaataattttcatctgTTTCCAGCGCCGCCGTTCGACAAGTGAGGAAGAGTGAGCTTGTGTGAGTCGTCAGTTTATTTCCAGCCAAAACGCCAATCTCCAGTCCAGGCCTGCTGTGGTTGTGTGAGGGCTCCGAGTACGTACATGCGCGCGCGTTCAACTTGCTTCAACGCACACTACGCTCCCGCTCCGCGATGTTCAGGACTCTCTTCTGGATACAAATTGCGTGTGTTTTAGTGCCATCTATCAAAAAAggatgcaattttggatgcaccGTCGCCCATCGGTCTTCTGTCAGAAAGGCAAAATTATCCTGCTATCTAGAACGCCAGGGTTGAATTCAACTTCCTCTAAACTTGACATTGAAACAGTATAAAAATAGCTGCAACTTCCCCACCACGACCGACCACACAACACACATGTGACTCATTAGCGCATAGTTCACAATTGCCAGAACACCCGCCGCCGTAGAAGAGTGTTGTGTAATGCGAAATGTGCATCGATCGAGAACACCAAGCTTCAAAGCAAGTCCAAACGGACGGACGCTACGTAATTTGCGCGCCGGCGACTCACTCACCCGTGGTTTGGGTCAGTTGGAAACTCATACAGTCACATACAGCttttttgtttcattcaaaCCGCGCACGGCGAGAGGGTGTGCAAAAATGGCGCGAAATGGGATTAAAAAAGGGAAACAATAAATAAACGGTGCGTGTACTTATTCGGAATTATACATTGCGCGTGCGGATGGACGGTTATGGAAGATGACTAACAAAGTCAATGAATGAAGTGGACGTTGGGTTGAATATAAGTTGGGTTACCTTAACATGCAGTGCAAATGCAGTAGCTGCTGGCAGAGCAGAACGAATTCTTTTCGCATGAATGTGGTAAGCTGATATCGATCGGAGATTCTAACAACTGACCCATTTGctcctggatttttttttaattaaacgatTTTATGTATACGATTTTTCTTGGGTTCATTATTgacttgtttttgaaacaaacatCCAATCATTACGATAATATTATAataatagtttatgcaacaagttgcaaaagaagatttttcCAACACGAGTCGAGTTGctcaaaaatcgagttttgcaacgagttgcgtACAACATTTATTTTGCAACTTTATGAAACATAATCATTCAATAACTATATTCAACAACAATAACGTCAATGGCCATCTTGcacgaaagattttttttggtggTCGGCTTCCGGAAAAATCCCAGTGCTggaaagttaaaattttcagcaTCCCAATGACTGCTGACTTTGTTTACAAATGATTGCTAATTCCTGCTGTAAACTTATGAATttataataaggccgttgcgaatatttttcaaagtttaagtcaCCCCCCTTtccaaagttggcctgaataatcagggggcaaaaaaattgtttcgaaaaacttcaaaattttaatgaaaattatagtttaaccaactgaaaaccagttaaaacgcattttcccgcgtttataatcatatttagcatgtttgaactcctttgaaatcattttgaattttcatgaaatacagtacagtcccacgaaaagttttttttgcaaaaaaaaaaattccgtcattacgtcgatattttcaaaactaatgattggaaagcaactgtacccctgtaaaatgcattttaaaacacttttttgcaattccactgtgaaactgtcaacttttcatgcccttctggagaaacgaaacggcctacttttccccaccaaaaaaaacagaatggaaaattaatacctttcaataacaatgctgaaaagttctacttttcagcactgaaataggtgctgaaaagttgaacttttcagcactagtcttgaaaagtaacatttttcaatattgttttgctttgaacgatgaatttactaaacacatgaatgtttgacataaaattccattaaataagcgtttttcggaattgcaaaaaatgttgtaagcaactcgttgcaaaacttgattttttcagcactcgtcgtatttatccaactcggtaaacctcgttggataaatgtacaactcgtactgaaaaaatcttctttttgcaacttgttgcataaactactattatgcaacaagttacaaaaagaagattttttcagcgcgagttgtacattttccaaaaaaagctctttgaatggaattttatgtcaaacattcatgtgtttagtaaattaaccgtccaaaacaaaaaaaaatattgaaaaatgatacttttcgattctagtgttaaaaagttcaacttttcagcacccatttcagtgctgaaaagtagaacttttcagcactggtattgaaaggtattaattttccatacagttatttttggtagggaaaagtaggccgtttcgtttctccagaaggacaggaaaagttgacagtttcatagcggaattgcaaaatagaagtttatgcaacaagttgcaaaaagaggattttttcagcacgagtcgtacatttatccaacgaggttcaccgagttggataaatacgaagagtgctgaaaaaatcaagttttgcaacgagttccatacaacattttttgcaattccaaaaaacacacactgagtgaaattttatgttaaattttcatgtattttgtcaataaatcgtttaaatcaaaaaattgttgaaaagtgttacttttcgaaacaagtgctgaaaagtttaacttttcagcacccatttgagtgctgaaaagtagaacttttcagcatttattttgaaacgtgttgctattcgattctgttatttttggtacagaaaagtaggctatttcgtcgttcaagaatgacaggaaaagtaagtagtttcacgacggaatttcaaaaagttgatttttcacaATGTTGTTGTTTTCACAGTTGTATTGAGCAAACATCTCAAAAATCACAGACTACTTAGTCGAATAAGCTGTTAAATTGATTATTTCAGGTGATGATGTTCAAAGGATATTTTCGGAGTTACATACAAAAGTTGTGTATGGAACTTGGATTTttccagcactcgtcgtatttataaaCTACCTACGATTCGAGCTTAAAAATCTTCGTCTTGCAActcgttgcataaactactatttctctTCTTAGTCTTATGTCAAGCGCTCTCTATTGTTTCGGGGAGACTTGAACGAGTGCCGTGCGAGAAGCCCAAAtgcatttaatttaattactaTTTCATTATAGAATTCGAACGAATTATTAAATGAATAATGTGAAATTCTTTTCAGCATCTATCAcatcgatgtttttttttattttattgatgtcTTCAAAAAAGGACTAACAGAATaaacattgtttaaaattgtcaggattttttcaaatcatccaAATACAAACACTAAATTTGTCTGAAGTatgaaatttgtctttttcttGTTAATAAGCTTATCaagaaaaagacaaatttcatACTTCAGACAAAACTGCCTGAATAATTCGAGCTCACACTCTGCTCGAATAACAGTCAATTCGTATTGGAACTCAACACAACACCAACACACGCTTATTTTTAGCTCTTCAACCCCAAAACACGTCCGTACAAGTCGGTACAGTTAGGTCTGTAAATGTAAGATAATTAAACTCACATGTCCTCCTCGACTCTACCCAAAGCAGCGGCACATGTCATCTAACTGTCAGTCAGTTTCGGTGcgcgtagcagcagcagcttgcCTGCCTGCCCCCGTTAGTCCGCTCGTTGGAGTTGGTAGAGGTAGAGTGCGtgccttttttttttgacaaacctCCCCAGGTCGGAATTCGATCCGCGCTGGAACCACAcacactaggatgtaacaaaaatgactttttggcgggcattcaagggtttgttccggtgggcatactaagcccaaatccaaaatatgagcttgattggacgtaacaggagctggcgctccgcccttcaattttaaatggaatttaacccgtaaaaaaagattttttcaaaaatgtcactttttgaggcattttggccaccaatgcgtttaccaaaaacatcactgacgtgtaggccagatccttgcgcatcttttggtatatataacattgacatttagagcaccctggagctcggtacaggccttcaaagtttggcatttttttgaaaaatcggtcccagcaaaaatgatatgcgtcgcgcctcgcgacgccctagacgccatttgattttgccggggccgatttttcgaaaaaatgacaaactttgaaggcctgtaccgagctccagggtgctccaaatgtcaatgttatatataccaaaagatgcgcaaggatctggcctacacgacagtgatgtttttggtaaacgcattggtggccaaaatgcctcaaaaagtgacatttttgaaaaaatctttttttacgggttaaatcccatttaaaattgaagggcggagcgccagctcctgttacgtccaatcaagctcatattttggatttgggcttagtatgcccaccggaacaaacccttgaatgcccgccaaaaagtcatttttgttacactctaacaCACACACTCTCCTCCCTTCATCCCTTCGGTTCCCGTGTTCGGTCGTCGAATTTTGACTTTTCGCGGACTCTGCATTAGCATATATCGATTTTGAAgatcgtcgacgacgacggcgcGCGAGGTGCAATTTTTGGAGagaaagtttgtcaattttttttccccCGCCCGTCCGGTCAAAGTGAAATTTCGGAACGTGAAAAGCAAACTTGGAAAACTTGGCGACTGGCGGTGGGATGTCAAAGTTAAAGGAAAACGGCCACGCCTTGCAGAACGGGACGACGAAGACGGTGACGACGAATGGCCACCACCACCATGCCAACGGAGTCCGGTCCAGGGTCGTTCTGGGCGGCGAGAAGAAG
The sequence above is a segment of the Culex pipiens pallens isolate TS unplaced genomic scaffold, TS_CPP_V2 Cpp_Un0001, whole genome shotgun sequence genome. Coding sequences within it:
- the LOC120417410 gene encoding reticulon-1-like isoform X2 is translated as MDSFLVDSDPVIPKDLGDMPKEQQKFDLIANDDDSHSRFMAAEKSDSSKKFPSEVTDLLGDSFAMSNPVPVPPPATAAHDNRDLFHEKDNFDDFFMKSVEEKKNPEPAAFAPSSLIDIAGEPDFFGAQKQPTASVVDDFEDADQADDLTKAKDTIESDYMNPYAEVRSNPAKKVEEPPLVAADPPAASTKDDDIFNDFSSHQAAKLDQFSEPMFDDSPPTPPIVIPKAAPAPAPAPAPEPVVITPATPKSADPPKEKPKPAPTPVVVAEQIQAEKIFKQFGLVESLIYWRDVKKSGIVFGAGLSVLIAMSLFSLISVFSYVSLLVLFGTVSFRIYKNVLQAVQKTAEGHPFKEYLDFDLTLSQEKVQQLTTVAVAHFNALLSELRRLFLVEDLVDSIKFGVVLYCLTYVGAIFNGMTCVIIAFIALFTLPKVYENNKQSIDAYLELVRSKILEITEKVKAAVPIGKKVEADKEK
- the LOC120417410 gene encoding reticulon-1-like isoform X1; translated protein: MDSFLVDSDPVIPKDLGDMPKEQQKFDLIANDDDSHSRFMAAEKSDSSKKFPSEVTDLLGDSFAMSNPVPVPPPATAAHDNRDLFHEKDNFDDFFMKSVEEKKNPEPAAFAPSSLIDIAGEPDFFGAQKQPTASVVDDFEDADQADDLTKAKDTIESDYMNPYAEVRSNPAKKVEEPPLVAADPPAASTKDDDIFNDFSSHQAAKLDQFSEPMFDDSPPTPPIVIPKAAPAPAPAPAPEPVVITPATPKSADPPKEKPKPAPTPVVVAEQIQAEKIFKQFGLDAWFKPEKLHPRVESLIYWRDVKKSGIVFGAGLSVLIAMSLFSLISVFSYVSLLVLFGTVSFRIYKNVLQAVQKTAEGHPFKEYLDFDLTLSQEKVQQLTTVAVAHFNALLSELRRLFLVEDLVDSIKFGVVLYCLTYVGAIFNGMTCVIIAFIALFTLPKVYENNKQSIDAYLELVRSKILEITEKVKAAVPIGKKVEADKEK